In Scleropages formosus chromosome 20, fSclFor1.1, whole genome shotgun sequence, a single window of DNA contains:
- the LOC108919391 gene encoding serine/threonine-protein phosphatase alpha-2 isoform-like, with protein MAEPDKLNIDSIIQRLLEVKGSRPGKNVQLTENEIRGLCLKSREIFLSQPILLELEAPLKICGDVHGQYYDLLRLFEYGGFPPESNYLFLGDYVDRGKQSLETICLLLAYKIKYPENFFLLRGNHECASINRIYGFYDECKRRYNIKLWKTFTDCFNCLPVAAIVDEKIFCCHGGLSPDLQSMEQVRRVMRPTDVPDQGLLCDLLWADPDKDVLGWGENDRGVSFTFGADVVAKFLHKHDMDLICRAHQVVEDGYEFFAKRQLVTLFSAPNYCGEFDNAGAMMSVDETLMCSFQILKPADKKLYPYAGAGTMGSGRPVTPPRNSKGGKVKK; from the exons ATGGCGGAGCCGGATAAATTGAACATCGACTCAATCATACAGCGTCTTCTCGAAG TGAAAGGCTCCCGACCAGGCAAGAACGTGCAGCTCACAGAAAATGAGATACGTGGTCTTTGTCTCAAGTCCCGTGAGATTTTCCTCAGCCAGCCAATCCTGCTTGAACTTGAGGCACCACTCAAGATCTGCG GTGACGTGCACGGACAGTACTATGACCTCCTGCGGTTGTTTGAGTATGGTGGTTTCCCCCCGGAGAGCAACTACTTGTTCCTTGGAGACTATGTGGACAGAGGGAAGCAGTCACTGGAGACCATTTGCTTGCTGCTGGCTTACAAAATCAAGTATCCTGAAAACTTCTTTCTGCTGAGGGGTAACCATGAGTGTGCCTCCATCAACCGCATATACGGCTTTTACGATGAAT GTAAAAGACGGTATAACATCAAGCTATGGAAGACCTTCACGGACTGCTTTAACTGCCTTCCTGTTGCTGCCATTGTTGACGAGAAGAtcttctgttgccatggag GTCTGTCCCCGGACCTGCAGTCAATGGAACAGGTGCGAAGAGTTATGCGTCCCACTGACGTTCCagaccagggcctgctgtgcGACCTGCTGTGGGCCGACCCGGACAAAGACGTGCTCGGCTGGGGCGAGAACGACCGCGGCGTCTCCTTTACTTTTGGAGCTGATGTTGTGGCCAAGTTCTTGCACAAACATGACATGGACCTGATATGCAGGGCGCATCAG GTTGTTGAAGATGGTTAtgaattttttgcaaaaaggCAGTTAGTCACGTTGTTTTCAGCCCCTAACTATTGTGGCGAGTTTGATAATGCTGGCGCCATGATGAGCGTGGATGAAACCCTTATGTGTTCTTTCCAG ATCCTGAAACCGGCAGACAAGAAGCTGTACCCGTACGCTGGAGCTGGGACCATGGGCTCTGGACGGCCTGTAACTCCACCCCGTAACTCAAAGGGTGGAAAAGTCAAGAAATGA
- the pelo gene encoding protein pelota homolog, producing MKLLHKDIEKDNAGQVTLIPEEAEDMWHTYNLLQVGDSLRASTFRKVQTESSTGSVGSSRVRTTLTLCVETIDFDSQACQLRVKGTNIQENQYVKMGAYHTIELELNRKFTLAKKLWDSVVLDRIEQACDPAQKADVAAVVMQEGLANIVLVTPAMTLLRAKVEVTIPRKRKGSCAQHDKALERFYEAVMQGILRHINFDVVKCVLVASPGFVKDQFIGYLLREAVRQDCKVLLENRPKFMLVHSSSGHKYSLKEILSDPTVTSRLSDTKAAGEVKALEDFYKMLQHEPDRAFYGLAHVEKANEAMAIDILLISDELFRHQDVATRSRYVQLVDSVKDNGGTVRIFSSLHVSGEQLNQLSGVAAILRFPIADMSEPEDDSSSDDD from the exons ATGAAGCTCTTACATAAAGACATAGAGAAAGACAACGCCGG TCAGGTGACCCTGATTCCGGAGGAGGCAGAGGACATGTGGCACACCTACAACCTGCTCCAGGTGGGAGACAGTCTGAGGGCCTCCACCTTCAG GAAGGTGCAGACTGAGTCGTCCACGGGCAGCGTGGGCAGCAGCCGCGTGCGAACCACCCTCACGCTCTGCGTAGAGACCATTGACTTTGACTCCCAGGCCTGCCAGCTGAGGGTGAAGGGAACCAACATCCAGGAGAACCAGTATGTGAAG ATGGGAGCCTATCACACCATCGAGCTGGAACTGAACAGGAAGTTCACTCTGGCCAAGAAGTTGTGGGACAGCGTTGTCCTGGACCGAATAG AACAGGCCTGCGATCCGGCACAGAAAGCCGACGTGGCCGCCGTCGTGATGCAGGAGGGCCTCGCAAACATAGTGCTGGTCACTCccgccatgaccctgctgagGGCAAAGGTTGAGGTGACCATTCCCCGCAAGAGGAAGGGCAGCTGCGCCCAGCATGACAAG GCTCTGGAGAGGTTCTATGAGGCAGTGATGCAAGGAATACTTAGACACATCAATTTTGATG TGGTCAAGTGTGTGCTGGTGGCAAGTCCAGGGTTTGTGAAAGATCAGTTTATCGGTTACTTGTTGCGAGAGGCAGTGCGACAGGACTGCAAGGTCCTGCTGGAGAACAGGCCGAAGTTCATGCTGGTCCACTCCTCGTCTGGACATAAGTACTCCCTCAAAG AAATTCTGTCTGATCCCACTGTCACAAGCAGACTTTCTGACACTAAG GCTGCAGGAGAGGTGAAAGCTCTGGAGGACTTCTACAAGATGCTGCAGCATGAGCCAGACAGAGCTTTCTATGG ACTGGCACACGTGGAGAAGGCGAACGAGGCGATGGCTATTGACATCCTCTTGATCAGTGATGAGCTTTTCAG GCACCAGGATGTGGCGACACGGAGTCGGTATGTGCAGCTGGTGGACAGCGTGAAGGACAATGGGGGGACAGTCAG GATATTTTCAAGTTTGCATGTATCTGGAGAGC AGCTCAACCAGCTCAGCGGAGTTGCCGCAATCCTGCGCTTCCCTATCGCCGATATGTCCGAGCCGGAGGACGACAGTAGCTCCGATGATGACTGA
- the tufm gene encoding elongation factor Tu, mitochondrial has translation MAALMGLRSCLSSALQLSTSWLLVHKSYRLCAVPLAQRGFAAEAKKVFVRDKPHVNIGTIGHVDHGKTTLTAAITKVLADAGGTRYKKYEDIDNAPEEKARGITINASHVEYVTPNRHYSHTDCPGHADYVKNMITGTAQLDGCILVVAATDGQMPQTREHLLLARQIGVEHVVVFINKADAVEDPEMLDLVEMEIRELLTEFGYDGENTPVVTGSALCALENRNPEMGAKAVLKLLEVVDNYVPLPKRELDKPFLMPIETVHSIPGRGTVVTGTLERGVIKKGDECEFVGHSRSFKSVVTGIEMFHQSLERAEAGDNMGALVRGLKRDDVRRGMVMSKPGSIKPHQKVKAQVYVLSKEEGGRHKPFMTNFMPVMFSLTWDMACRIILPGDKEMIMPGEDASLILTLRQPMVLEKGQRFTLRDGNRTIGTGLVTEILPITEEDQVNWG, from the exons ATGGCGGCGCTCATGGGGCTTCGCTCGTGTCTGTCCTCCG CCCTCCAGCTCTCAACATCATGGCTTCTGGTGCACAAGTCTTACAGGCTG TGTGCTGTCCCTCTTGCCCAAAGAGGATTTGCTGCAGAGGCCAAGAAGGTGTTTGTGAGGGACAAGCCCCATGTCAACATTGGCACAATTGGACATGTCGACCATGGCAAAACTACGCTCACTGCAGCCATCACCAAGG TGCTGGCCGATGCAGGAGGAACTCGCTATAAGAAGTACGAGGACATCGACAATGCGCCCGAGGAGAAGGCTAGGGGTATTACCATCAACGCGTCGCACGTGGAGTACGTCACCCCCAACAGACATTACTCACACACCGACTGTCCAGGACATGCTGACTATGTCAAG AACATGATCACGGGAACAGCGCAGCTGGACGGCTGCATTCTGGTGGTCGCTGCCACCGATGGACAGATGCCCCAGACCCGGGAGCACCTGCTGCTGGCACGGCAGATTGGCGTGGAGCACGTCGTGGTGTTCATCAACAAGGCCGATGCCGTCGAGGACCCGGAGATGCTGGATCTGGTTGAGATGGAGATTCGAGAGCTGCTCACAGAATTCGGCTATGATGGAGAAAACACCCCCGTTGTCACCGGCTCTGCCCTGTGTGCCCTCGAG AACAGGAACCCTGAGATGGGAGCCAAAGCCGTGCTGAAGCTCCTCGAAGTCGTGGACAACTACGTTCCTCTGCCCAAGAGAGAGCTGGACAAGCCCTTCCTCATGCCCATCGAGACGGTTCACTCCATTCCGG GCAGGGGTACCGTGGTAACGGGGACACTCGAGAGAGGGGTCATCAAGAAGGGAGACGAGTGTGAATTCGTAGGACACAGTCGCTCCTTCAAGTCAGTTGTGACAG GCATCGAGATGTTCCACCAGTCTCTGGAGCGAGCTGAGGCGGGGGACAACATGGGGGCCTTGGTGAGAGGACTGAAGAGGGACGACGTCAGGAGGGGGATGGTCATGAGCAAGCCAGGGTCCATCAAGCCGCACCAGAAAGTGAAGGCGCAG GTGTACGTGCTCAGTAAGGAGGAGGGTGGAAGACATAAGCCCTTCATGACCAACTTCATGCCTGTCATGTTTTCTCTTACCTGGGACATGGCCTGTAGGATCATCCTACCTGGAGACAAG GAGATGATTATGCCAGGGGAGGACGCATCACTAATCCTGACGCTCCGGCAGCCCATGGTCTTGGAAAAGGGTCAGAGGTTCACTTTGAGAGATGGAAACAGGACCATTGGAACTGGGTTGGTAACTGAAATACTGCCCATCACTGAGGAGGATCAGGTCAACTGGGGTTAG